From Pungitius pungitius chromosome 9, fPunPun2.1, whole genome shotgun sequence, one genomic window encodes:
- the npepps gene encoding puromycin-sensitive aminopeptidase, producing the protein MLLLLGRRVPLSFVHRLTTCRPASRPVLLRAALLKLTKTTGASHRTVFVNATGQHTGTMPERRPFVRLPADVYPVNYGLCLKPDLIDFTFEGKLEALVEVTQATNQIVMNCADIDIITASFVPPGGDEINATGFNYQNEDEKVTLSFPSALQKGSGTLKVDFVGELNDKMKGFYRSKYTAPTGEVRYAAVTQFEATDARRAFPCWDEPAIKATFDIALIVPKDRVALSNMNVIDRKPFPEDENLVEVKFATTPIMSTYLVAFVIGEYDFVESQSSDGVTVRVYTPVGKAEQGKFALEVATKTLPFYKDYFSVPYPLPKIDLIAIADFAAGAMENWGLVTYRETALLIDPKNSCSSSRQWVALVVGHELAHQWFGNLVTMEWWTHLWLNEGFASWIEYLCVDHCFPEYDIWTQFVSADYTRALDLDALDSSHPIEVNVGHPSEVDEIFDAISYSKGASVIRMLHNWTGDEDFRKGMNAYLLKFQHKNASTEDLWDCLEQASGKPIAEVMSSWTKQMGFPIIVVEEEKQGDERILKLSQKKFCASGPHNGENCPSWMVPVSICTSEDPKCTKLKVLLDRPETTVTLSGVAPDQWIKINPGTVGFYRIQYSTSMLESLLPGVRDLSLPPVDRLGLQNDLFSLSRAGMISTVEVLKLMEAFVNEPNYTVWSDLSSNLGVLSSLLSHTDFHEDIQEFIRDLFTPIGLELGWDCKPGEGHLDALLRGLVLGKLGKAGHKPTLEEARRRFRDHVEGKQVLPADLRSPVYLTVLKHGDSATLDTMMKLHKLADMQEEKNRIERVLGAISAPDLIQKVLSFALSEDVRPQDTVFVIGGVAGSSKQGRKAAWKFVKDNWEELYNRYQGGFLISQLIKYTVDGFAIDKMAAEVKSFFESHPAPSAERTVQQCCENINLNVAWLKRDADDIAQYLLKRKGPPV; encoded by the exons ATGTTGCTGCTCCTGGGCCGCAGGGTTCCGCTGTCATTCGTACACAGACTCACTACCTGCCGTCCAGCGTCGAGGCCCGTCCTGCTGCGCGCAGCGTTATTGAAACTCACAAAGACAACTGGAGCCTCGCACAGAACCGTGTTCGTAAACGCCACTGGCCAACACACAGGAACCATGCCCGAAAGGAGGCCCTTCGTACGGTTACCAGCTGACGTTTACCCCGTCAACTATGGCTTGTGCCTGAAGCCCGACCTCATCGACTTCACCTTCGAAGGCAAGCTGGAGGCGCTGGTGGAG GTTACACAAGCCACAAATCAGATTGTGATGAACTGTGCCGACATCGACATCATCACGGCGTCCTTCGTACCGCCGGGGGGCGATG AAATTAACGCCACGGGATTCAACTATCAAAATGAGGACGAGAAAGTCACCTTGTCGTTTCCTAGCGCCTTACAGAAAG GCTCTGGCACGTTGAAGGTAGACTTCGTCGGGGAGCTGAACGACAAAATGAAGGGGTTCTACAGGAGTAAATACACGGCCCCCACTGGGGAGGTCCGCTACGCCGCCGTCACTCAGTTTGAG GCTACGGATGCTCGCAGAGCTTTCCCCTGTTGGGATGAGCCAGCGATTAAAGCCACCTTTGACATCGCTCTGATAGTTCCCAAGGACCGCGTGGCCTTGTCAAATATG AACGTCATCGATCGGAAGCCATTCCCGGAGGACGAGAACCTGGTGGAGGTGAAGTTCGCCACCACGCCCATCATGTCCACGTACCTGGTGGCGTTCGTCATCGGGGAATACGACTTCGTGGAGAGCCAGTCGTCGGACGGCGTCACGGTGCGCGTCTACACGCCGGTCGGCAAGGCGGAGCAAGGGAAGTTTGCGCTGGAG GTTGCAACTAAGACCTTACCGTTCTACAAAGACTACTTCAGCGTTCCTTATCCGCTGCCGAAAATCGATCTGATAGCCATCGCTGATTTTGCTGCTG GTGCCATGGAGAACTGGGGCCTGGTTACCTACAG gGAGACGGCACTGCTGATTGACCCCAAGaactcctgctcttcctccaggCAGTGGGTGGCGCTGGTGGTCGGACACGAACTCGCCCACCAGTGGTTCGGGAACTTggtcaccatg gaaTGGTGGACCCATCTGTGGCTCAATGAGGGATTTGCATCCTGGATCGAGTACCTGTGTGTGGACCACTGCTTCCCAGAATACGACATCTGGACCCAGTTTGTCTCGGCCGACTACACGCGCGCTCTGGACCTGGACGCGCTGGACAGCAGCCACCCCATCGag GTCAACGTGGGACATCCATCCGAGGTGGACGAAATCTTCGACGCCATCTCCTACAGCAAAGGGGCGTCTGTGATCCGGATGCTGCACAACTGGACGGGGGACGAG GACTTCAGGAAAGGAATGAACGCCTATCTGCTGAAGTTCCAACATAAGAACGCTTCGACAG AGGACCTGTGGGACTGTCTGGAACAGGCCAGCGGGAAACCCATCGCTGAGGTGATGAGCTCGTGGACCAAGCAGATGGGCTTCCCCATCatcgtggtggaggaggagaag CAAGGAGACGAACGCATCCTCAAGTTATCTCAGAAGAAGTTCTGTGCCAGTGGACCACACAACG GTGAGAACTGCCCCAGCTGGATGGTCCCAGTCAGCATTTGCACCAGCGAGGACCCCAAATGCACGAAGCTCAAGGTTCTGCTGGACAGACCCGAGACCACAGTCACCCTGAGCGGCGTGGCGCCCGACCAGTGGATCAAG ATCAACCCCGGCACCGTGGGCTTCTACCGCATCCAGTACAGCACGTCCATGCTGGAGAGCCTGCTGCCGGGGGTCAGAGACCTCAGCCTGCCGCCCGTGGACCGACTCGGCCTGCAGAACGACCTCTTCTCCCtg TCTCGTGCAGGCATGATCAGCACGGTGGAGGTGCTGAAGCTGATGGAGGCGTTCGTCAACGAGCCCAACTACACGGTGTGGAGCGACCTCAGCAGCAACCTGGGGGTGCTGTCCTCGCTGCTGTCCCACACAGACTTCCACGAGGACATCCAGGAGTTCATCCGGGACCTCTTCACCCCCATCGGCCTGGAGCTCGGCTGGGACTGCAAGCCGGGGGAAG GTCACCTGGACGCCCTGCTCAGAGGTCTGGTGCTGGGGAAGCTGGGGAAGGCGGGTCACAAACCCACGCTGGAGGAGGCCCGGCGGAGATTCAGGGACCACGTGGAGGGCAAGCAGGTGCTGCCTGCCGACCTGCGCAGCCCG GTGTATCTAACGGTGCTGAAGCACGGAGACAGCGCCACGTTGGACACAATGATgaag CTCCACAAACTAGCAGacatgcaggaggagaagaatcgCATCGAGCGAGTGCTCGGCGCCATCTCCGCCCCCGACCTCATCCAGAAAGTCCTCAGCTTCGCCCTCTCG GAAGACGTGCGTCCCCAGGACACGGTCTTTGTCATCGGGGGCGTGGCCGGCAGCAGCAAACAAGGCCGGAAAGCGGCCTGGAAGTTTGTCAAGGACAACTGGGAGGAGCTTTACAACCGCTACCAGGGCGGCTTCCTCATATCACAGCTCATCAAG TACACCGTCGATGGATTTGCGATCGACAAAATGGCCGCTGAAGTGAAG AGCTTCTTTGAGAGCCACCCGGCGCCGTCGGCTGAGCGCACGGTGCAGCAGTGCTGCGAGAACATCAACCTCAACGTGGCCTGGCTGAAGCGCGACGCCGACGACATCGCTCAGTATCTACTGAAGCGCAAAGGCCCCCCTgtctga